The following are encoded together in the Desulfitobacterium chlororespirans DSM 11544 genome:
- a CDS encoding complex I subunit 4 family protein → MSYLALQPEVGSFILPFALLAPILAAFIIVFLPKEEGKTIKLVAALGTLTSLLLSLYVFFAYDRSLAGMQFNLTIPLIPDIGVNLAFGVDGISIPMLLLTNLIAFTAVYSSWNIENRVKEFFVLLLILIAGVMGTFIARDLFIFFLFYEIVVIPIYIMVIIWGSTKRVTKEYAGMKLTIYLLLGSALLLVAMVSLWVNATNQLAAMGQGPTFMFDELARLQYSETFQIICFGLLAVGFGSLISMFPFHSWSPDGYAGAPTAVSMIHAGVLKKIGGYGLIRLGLMVFPLGAKFWAPVIAVLAVVNVLYAAFIALAQKDLKYVVGYSSVSHMGYVLIAVAALNITSINGAVAMMFAHGVMSALFFSMIGFIYEKTHTRNIAELGGLAHQMPRLAVGFLLAGMAGLGLPGTVNFIGEFTIFIGTVKVLPVHAVAGIAGIIFTAVYSLRLIANVLFGPRRKEWDHLKDLRGPELVPLVVLVFVIIITGVFPNTVLQLIDTGVQSSGLAKVLEAVTQAKMGGLF, encoded by the coding sequence ATGTCGTATTTGGCACTTCAGCCTGAAGTAGGCTCCTTTATTCTGCCATTCGCACTGTTAGCACCGATTCTAGCAGCATTTATCATTGTTTTCCTTCCCAAAGAAGAAGGAAAAACGATCAAACTGGTGGCAGCACTGGGAACACTTACTTCCTTGTTGCTCTCTCTCTACGTATTCTTTGCCTATGACCGCTCCTTAGCTGGTATGCAGTTTAATCTCACGATTCCGCTGATTCCGGATATCGGTGTTAATCTGGCTTTCGGGGTGGACGGTATCAGTATTCCGATGCTCTTGCTCACGAACCTCATCGCCTTTACGGCCGTGTATTCTTCCTGGAACATCGAGAATCGTGTCAAAGAGTTCTTCGTGTTGCTCTTAATCCTGATTGCCGGGGTTATGGGAACCTTCATTGCCCGCGACCTGTTTATCTTCTTCCTGTTCTATGAAATCGTGGTTATTCCTATTTATATCATGGTTATCATCTGGGGAAGCACCAAACGGGTGACCAAAGAGTATGCAGGGATGAAGCTGACCATCTACCTGCTGCTGGGCTCCGCTTTATTGCTGGTGGCTATGGTTTCCCTTTGGGTCAATGCTACCAATCAGCTGGCGGCCATGGGCCAGGGGCCAACCTTTATGTTCGATGAACTGGCAAGGCTTCAATACAGTGAGACCTTCCAGATCATTTGCTTCGGTCTGTTGGCGGTAGGTTTTGGTTCACTGATTTCTATGTTCCCCTTCCATTCCTGGTCTCCCGACGGTTATGCCGGCGCTCCCACAGCGGTCAGTATGATCCATGCCGGAGTCCTGAAAAAGATCGGGGGCTATGGTTTAATTCGTCTGGGGCTGATGGTGTTCCCCTTGGGTGCCAAATTCTGGGCACCGGTGATTGCCGTTCTGGCGGTCGTTAACGTTCTTTATGCAGCCTTCATCGCTTTAGCCCAGAAAGACCTCAAGTATGTGGTCGGATATTCTTCCGTCAGCCATATGGGTTATGTTCTGATTGCCGTGGCGGCACTTAATATAACCAGCATCAATGGCGCAGTTGCCATGATGTTTGCTCACGGCGTGATGTCGGCTCTCTTCTTCTCCATGATTGGCTTTATCTATGAGAAGACCCATACCCGCAATATTGCGGAGCTGGGCGGACTGGCTCACCAGATGCCCCGTCTGGCTGTAGGCTTCTTGCTGGCTGGTATGGCCGGTCTGGGATTGCCCGGTACAGTGAATTTTATCGGTGAATTCACCATCTTCATCGGCACGGTTAAGGTATTGCCGGTCCATGCGGTGGCTGGTATCGCCGGGATTATCTTTACAGCTGTGTATTCCCTCCGACTCATTGCCAATGTCCTCTTCGGACCTCGCCGCAAGGAATGGGATCATCTGAAAGACCTGCGTGGCCCTGAGCTTGTTCCTTTGGTTGTCCTGGTCTTTGTCATCATCATAACGGGTGTCTTCCCGAACACAGTGCTGCAATTGATCGACACCGGGGTTCAATCTTCAGGGTTAGCTAAGGTGCTTGAAGCTGTGACTCAGGCGAAGATGGGAGGGTTGTTCTAA